One stretch of Brevibacillus laterosporus DNA includes these proteins:
- a CDS encoding putative holin-like toxin, whose product MARYNRIGSLNGDLGSPPCHSSKGVMLMSVYEALMVMFAFGTFIIVLVGLFYKMTKK is encoded by the coding sequence ATGGCTAGGTACAATAGAATCGGCTCTCTCAATGGCGATCTTGGCTCACCCCCATGTCATAGTAGCAAGGGGGTGATGCTCATGTCCGTATACGAAGCGCTTATGGTAATGTTTGCCTTTGGAACATTTATCATAGTTTTAGTAGGGCTATTTTACAAAATGACAAAAAAGTAA
- a CDS encoding pentapeptide repeat-containing protein — MDDYLMSDCENCFGLCCVALPYAKSADFSFNKDGGEPCRNLCTDNRCSIHDQLRDKGFRGCVSYECFGAGQHVSQSIYKGNDWRNNMQKSSEMFAVFPNVQQLHEMLCYLSQALGLTETKPFQKELKNAYDETVQMTNRTPEEILSVDIPTHRNTVNDLLVRTSDLVRKDFVQTNKKRKINKGLDYLGANLKGTDLKGANLRGVLLIAANLSNADLRKVDFIGADLRDTDLSNADLTDCIFLTQSQANSAKGNQYTKLPYYINTPDHWLR, encoded by the coding sequence ATGGATGACTATTTAATGTCTGATTGCGAAAATTGTTTTGGCTTGTGTTGTGTTGCTTTACCTTATGCCAAATCAGCAGATTTTTCATTCAATAAAGACGGTGGGGAACCTTGCCGTAATTTATGTACTGATAATCGCTGCAGTATACATGACCAATTAAGAGATAAGGGCTTTCGTGGATGTGTCTCTTATGAATGTTTTGGAGCTGGACAACATGTTTCGCAGAGTATTTATAAAGGAAATGATTGGCGAAATAACATGCAAAAATCAAGTGAGATGTTTGCAGTATTCCCTAATGTTCAACAGTTACATGAAATGCTCTGTTATCTCAGCCAAGCCTTAGGGCTAACAGAAACGAAGCCATTTCAAAAAGAATTAAAAAACGCTTATGATGAAACTGTACAAATGACAAACAGGACACCTGAAGAAATTTTAAGTGTAGACATACCTACTCATCGAAATACTGTTAACGATTTATTAGTCAGGACAAGCGATTTAGTTCGGAAAGACTTTGTTCAAACGAATAAAAAAAGAAAGATTAATAAAGGGCTAGACTATTTAGGAGCAAATTTAAAAGGTACTGATCTAAAAGGGGCAAATTTAAGAGGAGTACTTTTGATTGCAGCTAACTTAAGTAATGCTGATTTAAGAAAAGTAGATTTTATCGGTGCGGACTTAAGGGATACAGATTTAAGCAATGCGGATCTGACTGATTGTATATTCTTGACACAATCTCAAGCTAATTCAGCTAAAGGGAATCAATATACTAAACTACCTTATTATATAAATACCCCTGATCATTGGCTAAGATAA
- the mgtE gene encoding magnesium transporter, with protein MDQELKNLLDEQNLDLLYEYISRFQPYDLAEMFIQFEHEDQLKWISMLPIPLGAEILEYVEPELQYRILDRINTDTASSLLNEMSSDKVVDLLLAIHPHQAEKLMKFLPPDYREKISTLMTFSPDSAGSLATVEYIAARNSWTVDQALQHVRKVGHEAEIVSYIYVLDTHGKLAGIVSLKDIILAKPDTQLEEIMKEDVVTVPAEMDQQEVAYILSNYDLYAIPVVTSDNRMIGIITVDDLIDVIHEEATEDFQKLGGSQPLEEPYFKNSIWGLFRKRIGWLLILFVAEAYTGNVLRHFEDTLSEVVTLAFFIPLLIGTGGNSGTQTVTTLVRALAMGEVKFKDIFKVMRKEVSTGVFLGLCMGIVALIRAEFLGVGFDVGTVVAVTAIFIVVWASLVAAVLPLILHKLKIDPAVVSGPFIATLVDGTGLIIYFTMAKLMLNL; from the coding sequence ATCGATCAGGAATTGAAAAATTTATTGGATGAACAAAACCTGGATTTATTATATGAATATATATCCCGATTCCAACCTTACGATTTAGCTGAAATGTTCATACAATTTGAGCATGAAGATCAATTGAAGTGGATTTCCATGCTCCCCATTCCGCTAGGCGCCGAGATCCTTGAATATGTAGAACCGGAATTGCAGTACCGCATTCTGGATCGAATCAACACTGACACTGCATCTTCATTGCTTAATGAAATGTCAAGCGATAAAGTAGTGGATTTGCTTTTGGCAATCCATCCTCACCAAGCGGAAAAATTAATGAAATTTTTGCCGCCCGATTACAGGGAGAAAATCAGTACATTGATGACCTTTTCTCCTGATTCGGCAGGAAGTCTGGCCACAGTAGAATACATTGCCGCGCGGAATTCCTGGACCGTTGACCAAGCCTTGCAGCATGTCCGGAAAGTCGGGCATGAGGCAGAAATTGTTTCTTATATTTATGTTCTGGATACTCATGGCAAGTTAGCCGGTATCGTATCACTTAAAGATATCATTCTGGCAAAACCGGACACACAGCTAGAGGAAATTATGAAAGAGGATGTCGTCACGGTTCCTGCAGAGATGGACCAACAAGAGGTTGCCTATATTTTATCAAATTACGATTTGTATGCTATTCCTGTGGTCACTTCTGACAATCGAATGATTGGGATTATAACCGTAGATGATTTGATTGATGTCATCCACGAGGAAGCAACGGAAGATTTCCAAAAACTAGGGGGGAGTCAACCGTTAGAAGAGCCTTATTTTAAAAATTCCATTTGGGGTTTGTTTCGCAAACGAATCGGGTGGCTGCTGATATTATTTGTTGCCGAGGCTTATACAGGGAATGTTTTGCGGCACTTTGAAGATACCCTTTCCGAAGTCGTCACTCTGGCTTTCTTTATTCCATTATTGATCGGAACGGGGGGGAACTCGGGAACGCAAACCGTCACTACATTGGTTCGCGCATTGGCAATGGGTGAAGTGAAGTTCAAAGACATTTTCAAAGTAATGAGAAAGGAAGTATCTACAGGAGTTTTTCTCGGACTTTGCATGGGAATTGTGGCACTGATCCGGGCAGAGTTTTTGGGGGTAGGCTTCGATGTTGGAACCGTTGTTGCGGTCACCGCCATCTTTATTGTCGTTTGGGCTTCCTTAGTCGCGGCGGTTTTGCCACTGATTTTGCACAAATTGAAAATAGACCCTGCTGTGGTATCAGGCCCATTTATTGCAACATTGGTAGACGGCACCGGATTGATCATTTATTTTACCATGGCAAAGCTGATGTTGAATTTATAA
- a CDS encoding putative holin-like toxin: MSVYQSLMVMFGFGTFIIALITLIITIIR; this comes from the coding sequence ATGTCAGTATACCAATCATTAATGGTGATGTTCGGATTCGGTACGTTTATCATCGCTTTGATTACACTGATTATTACGATTATAAGATAG
- a CDS encoding helix-turn-helix domain-containing protein yields the protein MMKSRLKVILAERNMQQQDLLRLMKKPVSHGAMSKIVNGTIPKLETAADIAQALNIHIDDIWFLE from the coding sequence ATGATGAAAAGCAGGTTGAAGGTGATCTTGGCCGAAAGGAACATGCAGCAGCAAGATTTACTTAGGCTAATGAAAAAACCAGTCTCTCATGGCGCCATGAGTAAAATAGTAAACGGAACAATCCCTAAGTTGGAAACTGCTGCTGATATAGCTCAAGCGTTAAATATACATATAGATGATATTTGGTTCCTTGAATGA
- a CDS encoding DNA-binding response regulator, translated as MQTIVIVEDEGPISRVLQVYLEKAGYQVELAFDGEEAITTFDRVTPSLVLLDVMLPGQSGWKVLEYIRTKSSCPVIMLTALGQLDQKITGLNQGADDYITKPFIGEEVVARVNAVMRRSLLVMGDYQARIFGSLKVDYQAHSVMLHGIELTFTPRDLSLFLFLAQHPNQTFTREQLIEHVWGMDYEGSDRAVDLAVKRIRRTLQNWPTDEGEIRTIRRLGYQFCVNEK; from the coding sequence ATGCAAACAATAGTAATCGTAGAAGACGAAGGGCCGATTTCTCGGGTTCTACAAGTCTATTTGGAAAAAGCGGGATATCAGGTGGAGCTTGCCTTTGACGGTGAAGAAGCCATTACTACATTCGATCGTGTGACACCTTCTCTGGTCTTATTGGACGTCATGCTACCAGGGCAGAGTGGTTGGAAGGTATTGGAGTATATACGTACCAAAAGTAGTTGTCCCGTCATCATGTTAACAGCGTTAGGACAACTGGACCAGAAGATAACTGGGTTAAATCAGGGTGCTGATGATTACATTACCAAGCCTTTCATTGGTGAGGAAGTTGTGGCACGTGTCAATGCTGTCATGCGACGCTCTTTGCTGGTCATGGGTGACTATCAGGCACGGATTTTTGGTAGTTTAAAAGTAGATTACCAGGCTCATTCTGTTATGTTGCACGGCATTGAACTTACTTTCACACCACGTGATCTGTCCCTTTTTTTATTTCTCGCACAGCATCCCAATCAGACCTTTACAAGAGAACAGTTAATCGAACACGTCTGGGGTATGGATTATGAGGGCAGTGATCGTGCTGTGGATCTAGCGGTGAAACGGATCAGGAGAACCTTACAAAACTGGCCAACCGATGAAGGAGAGATTCGTACAATACGGAGATTGGGGTATCAGTTCTGTGTCAATGAAAAATAA
- a CDS encoding NTTRR-F1 domain, which yields MPFTNKIVNGDFETGTLIPWSFSNVAITNLQSHSGFFSALLFGNTSNGLLFQAVPVTPGDSFEFFLSIAKIGNLTSPQVNIVLFYLDVLAAPINLGLNITIPIGHLPDNATNNWTTIYETTSAVPATATQALLIIEKIPTLSTADIVVDDIVLLHTGAGVGPTGATGDTGPTGATGDVGPTGAAGDVGPTGATGDTGPTGDVGPTGSTGNVGPTGATGDVGPTGATGDTGPTGDVGPTGSTGDTGPTGSTGDVGPTGASGDVGPTGSTGDVGPTGATGDTGPTGASGDVGPTGSTGDVGPTGATGDTGPTGATGDVGPTGATGDVGPTGASGDVGPTGATGDTGPIGSTGGTGPTGATGDVGPTGSTGDTGPTGATGDTGPTGATGDVGPTGATGDVGPTGATGDTGPTGATGDVGPTGASGDTGPTGATGDVGPTGATGDVGPTGATGDTGPTGASGDVGPTGSTGDVGPTGATGDVGPTGATGDTGPTGATGDVGPTGSTGDTGPTGATGDVGPTGATGDVGPTGATGDVGPTGASGDVGPTGATGDVGPTGATGDTGATGDVGPTGASGDTGAIGDVGPTGATGDVGPTGATGATGATGIAGATGATGATGITGVTGATGATGITGVTGATGATGITGVTGATGATGITGATGATGIAGATGATGATGITGATGATGATGITGATGATGATGIAGATGATGSTGIAGVTGATGSTGITGATGATGATGIAGATGATGATGIAGATGATGATGIAGATGATGATGIAGATGTTGATGITGATGATGTSGGFLNFQVSENTPNTSGSSAIALTTIPITLHTITITGSSVSNRVWLTGVIGWQSETSNPSVQFQVLRGSTVIFSTIDQRSGANSFGTTSINHVDLTPGTGNVTYSLTALIVGGGTATVIGGITFTGALL from the coding sequence TTGCCCTTTACCAATAAAATTGTAAATGGAGATTTTGAAACGGGAACCCTGATCCCATGGAGCTTTTCAAATGTAGCCATTACTAATCTACAGAGTCACTCCGGTTTTTTTAGTGCACTATTATTTGGAAATACATCTAATGGTTTATTGTTTCAAGCAGTACCCGTAACACCTGGAGATAGTTTTGAATTTTTTCTATCCATCGCAAAAATTGGAAACTTGACTAGCCCACAAGTAAATATTGTCCTTTTCTATTTAGATGTATTAGCTGCCCCTATTAATCTCGGACTGAATATTACAATTCCAATAGGTCACCTTCCCGATAATGCAACTAATAACTGGACTACAATCTACGAAACAACTTCTGCTGTGCCGGCAACAGCGACTCAAGCTTTGCTTATTATCGAAAAGATTCCTACTCTATCAACAGCAGATATAGTTGTTGATGACATCGTATTATTGCATACTGGTGCAGGAGTAGGCCCGACTGGCGCTACCGGTGACACTGGTCCGACTGGCGCTACTGGCGACGTTGGTCCGACTGGCGCTGCCGGTGATGTTGGTCCGACCGGCGCTACTGGCGACACTGGTCCGACTGGCGACGTTGGTCCGACCGGCTCTACTGGTAATGTTGGTCCGACTGGCGCTACTGGTGACGTTGGTCCGACCGGCGCTACTGGCGACACTGGTCCGACTGGCGACGTTGGTCCGACCGGCTCTACTGGTGACACTGGTCCGACTGGCTCTACTGGTGATGTTGGTCCGACTGGCGCTTCTGGTGATGTTGGACCAACCGGCTCTACTGGTGATGTTGGTCCGACCGGGGCTACTGGTGACACTGGTCCGACTGGCGCTTCTGGTGATGTTGGACCAACCGGCTCTACTGGTGATGTTGGTCCGACCGGGGCTACTGGTGACACTGGTCCGACTGGCGCTACTGGTGATGTTGGTCCGACTGGCGCTACTGGTGACGTTGGTCCGACCGGCGCTTCTGGTGACGTTGGTCCGACCGGCGCTACTGGCGACACTGGTCCGATCGGCTCTACTGGCGGCACTGGTCCGACTGGCGCTACCGGTGATGTTGGTCCGACCGGCTCTACCGGTGACACTGGTCCGACTGGCGCTACCGGTGACACTGGTCCGACTGGCGCTACTGGTGACGTTGGTCCGACCGGCGCTACTGGTGACGTTGGTCCGACCGGCGCTACTGGCGACACTGGTCCGACTGGCGCTACCGGTGATGTTGGTCCGACCGGCGCTTCTGGCGACACTGGTCCGACTGGCGCTACTGGCGACGTTGGTCCGACTGGCGCTACTGGTGACGTTGGTCCGACCGGCGCTACTGGCGACACTGGTCCGACTGGCGCTTCTGGTGATGTTGGACCAACCGGCTCTACTGGTGATGTTGGTCCGACTGGCGCTACTGGTGACGTTGGTCCGACCGGCGCTACTGGCGACACTGGTCCGACTGGCGCTACAGGAGACGTTGGTCCGACCGGCTCTACTGGTGACACTGGTCCGACTGGCGCTACAGGTGATGTTGGTCCGACTGGGGCTACAGGAGACGTTGGTCCGACTGGGGCTACAGGAGACGTTGGTCCGACCGGCGCTTCTGGCGACGTTGGTCCGACTGGCGCTACTGGCGACGTTGGTCCGACCGGCGCTACTGGTGACACTGGCGCTACCGGTGATGTTGGCCCGACTGGCGCTTCTGGTGACACTGGCGCTATCGGTGATGTTGGTCCGACCGGGGCTACTGGTGATGTAGGTCCGACTGGCGCTACCGGGGCTACGGGAGCTACTGGCATCGCTGGCGCTACTGGGGCTACGGGAGCTACTGGTATCACTGGCGTTACTGGGGCTACGGGAGCTACTGGTATCACTGGCGTTACTGGGGCTACGGGAGCTACTGGTATCACTGGCGTTACTGGGGCTACGGGAGCTACTGGTATCACTGGCGCTACGGGAGCTACTGGCATCGCTGGCGCTACCGGGGCTACGGGAGCTACTGGTATCACTGGCGCTACTGGCGCTACGGGAGCTACTGGTATCACTGGCGCTACTGGGGCTACGGGAGCTACTGGCATCGCTGGCGCTACTGGGGCTACGGGTTCTACTGGCATTGCTGGCGTTACTGGGGCTACGGGTTCTACTGGTATCACTGGCGCTACCGGGGCTACGGGAGCTACTGGCATCGCTGGCGCTACTGGGGCTACGGGAGCTACTGGCATCGCTGGCGCTACTGGGGCTACGGGAGCTACTGGCATCGCTGGCGCTACCGGGGCTACGGGAGCTACTGGCATCGCTGGCGCTACCGGGACTACGGGAGCTACTGGTATCACTGGCGCTACTGGGGCAACCGGAACTTCTGGAGGCTTTTTAAATTTCCAGGTTTCCGAAAATACCCCCAATACTAGTGGTAGTTCTGCAATTGCATTAACTACTATCCCAATCACATTACACACAATCACAATTACGGGAAGTTCCGTTTCAAACCGTGTCTGGTTAACTGGAGTAATTGGTTGGCAAAGCGAAACAAGTAATCCATCAGTTCAATTCCAAGTTCTACGCGGCTCTACGGTTATTTTTAGTACCATAGATCAAAGATCTGGAGCAAACTCGTTTGGTACCACGAGTATAAATCACGTTGATTTAACTCCTGGAACTGGTAATGTTACGTACTCATTAACCGCCCTAATTGTTGGTGGTGGCACGGCAACAGTTATTGGGGGAATCACTTTTACTGGAGCTTTATTATAG
- a CDS encoding putative holin-like toxin, with product MSVYQSLMVMFGFGMFIIALITLIIMILK from the coding sequence ATGTCAGTATACCAATCACTGATGGTGATGTTTGGATTTGGAATGTTTATCATCGCTTTGATTACACTGATTATTATGATTTTAAAATAA
- a CDS encoding XRE family transcriptional regulator translates to MGFTYKPLWKMLIDKDMKKKDLRENLGLHSITVAKMGKDEYVSMEVLDKLCNHFGVNLEGIVEHVPDKDE, encoded by the coding sequence ATGGGGTTTACCTATAAGCCGCTGTGGAAGATGCTGATCGACAAAGACATGAAGAAAAAAGACCTAAGGGAAAACCTAGGTCTACACTCTATAACCGTTGCAAAAATGGGCAAAGATGAATATGTTTCAATGGAGGTATTGGACAAGCTTTGTAATCATTTTGGGGTTAACCTTGAAGGTATTGTTGAACACGTCCCTGACAAGGATGAGTAA
- a CDS encoding (2Fe-2S)-binding protein → MDSCCQTSTEKPTTPNQCPVCHQKGKSVQLITLKALLKPTALETIHPELSYAFCSNPSCEVVYFSDLQTFGKNMLNVSVFQKDDALDVSVCYCFGWTRERLIQAVHENQHPMDHIREQVQANRCGCEVNNPQGACCLGNVTTFIRSLDKS, encoded by the coding sequence ATGGATAGCTGTTGTCAAACATCCACAGAAAAGCCAACAACGCCTAACCAATGCCCTGTTTGTCATCAAAAGGGCAAAAGTGTTCAATTGATTACACTCAAAGCATTGCTTAAACCGACAGCGTTAGAAACCATACATCCTGAATTATCTTACGCATTTTGCTCTAATCCATCTTGTGAAGTTGTCTATTTTAGCGATTTGCAGACCTTTGGCAAAAATATGCTCAACGTATCGGTGTTTCAGAAAGACGATGCGTTGGATGTGTCTGTATGCTACTGTTTTGGATGGACGAGAGAACGCTTAATACAAGCGGTTCATGAAAATCAACATCCGATGGACCATATTCGTGAACAAGTTCAAGCCAATCGCTGTGGGTGTGAGGTTAATAATCCACAAGGAGCCTGTTGTTTAGGCAATGTTACTACATTCATTCGGAGTCTCGACAAGAGTTAG